The following are from one region of the Candidatus Shapirobacteria bacterium genome:
- a CDS encoding glycosyltransferase family 39 protein, which produces METRRLYLIFIIVLASFLRFGKLTSLPPSLFSDEVDAGYQALTFTQKQTDYFGNKFPTHFHSFSDWRTSLQIYSISIFQNITKNHEISVRLPSAFFGIFSVFVLYLITKSLIPTLLLAISPWAIHYSRTGFEVSGMVLVILLGIYFWQQFLKTNKYVFIFLSAFSFCLSPYYYSTAKLFLPILAILIFLIWKKEIMRIGVKKLFPVVCFCLLILSPLISDTVSGRSGFRFSYISIFTQPHREQVVDSLRYQDILMDHPNQIGVKTPLLSYVFHNKLQIPAKRFMENYISSFSTEFLIIRGDANSRHGFGGHGLIYLIDYFLILIGIFATFIPKNKLSLLFLGLLLTSPIPYALTRDSNSPHATRLILMLPSIIYFTYLGINHLRSQNRHVFYLLLTLYLLSLINFGHYYYYHYPQDSARYWHTGMKEAILASNFYWDNPIVFSDSYEPFLPFFLFYKPHELDSTSLTTNLVEINNPSFSGQSLDNTYYFGHINWSNLSQFPSNSVFVVPKSEYDGQNIQNTVIKQVINKRYLNQEEFYLITFNQ; this is translated from the coding sequence ATGGAAACTAGGCGCCTTTATCTTATATTTATCATTGTTTTAGCTTCATTTTTACGATTTGGGAAGCTCACCTCCCTTCCACCTTCATTATTCTCCGACGAAGTCGATGCCGGTTATCAGGCATTAACTTTCACCCAAAAACAAACTGACTATTTTGGTAACAAATTTCCTACTCATTTTCACTCGTTCTCTGACTGGCGCACCTCACTCCAAATATATTCAATCTCTATTTTTCAGAATATTACTAAAAACCACGAAATTTCAGTCCGCCTGCCCTCAGCATTTTTTGGAATTTTTTCAGTTTTTGTACTTTATTTGATAACCAAGTCACTAATTCCGACGCTACTGCTTGCAATTTCGCCGTGGGCTATTCACTACAGCCGCACTGGTTTTGAAGTTTCCGGCATGGTTTTGGTAATTTTATTGGGAATTTATTTTTGGCAACAGTTTCTAAAAACAAATAAATATGTTTTCATTTTTCTTTCGGCCTTTTCTTTTTGTTTATCGCCATATTATTACAGCACGGCAAAACTTTTTTTACCAATCCTGGCCATTTTGATCTTCTTAATCTGGAAAAAAGAAATAATGAGAATCGGCGTTAAAAAATTATTTCCCGTGGTGTGTTTTTGTCTTCTGATTCTATCCCCGTTAATTTCTGACACTGTCTCCGGCCGTTCCGGATTTCGTTTCTCATACATCAGCATTTTTACGCAACCCCATCGGGAACAGGTTGTTGACTCACTCCGGTATCAGGACATTCTCATGGATCACCCAAACCAAATCGGCGTAAAAACACCCCTCCTGTCTTATGTCTTTCATAACAAATTACAGATTCCGGCTAAACGATTTATGGAAAATTATATCTCCTCGTTTTCCACTGAATTTCTGATAATCAGGGGAGATGCTAATTCCCGTCATGGCTTCGGAGGCCACGGACTTATATACCTAATTGATTATTTCCTAATTTTAATCGGGATTTTCGCCACCTTTATCCCTAAAAATAAATTATCTCTCCTCTTCCTGGGATTATTGCTGACCTCTCCAATCCCCTATGCCCTGACGCGGGATTCAAATTCTCCTCATGCCACCAGACTAATTCTTATGCTGCCATCGATCATCTATTTTACCTATCTTGGGATAAACCATTTACGTTCTCAAAACCGACATGTCTTCTACCTCCTGCTAACTTTATATCTACTATCCCTTATAAACTTTGGACATTATTATTACTACCACTATCCTCAGGATAGCGCCCGATATTGGCACACCGGCATGAAAGAAGCCATTCTTGCTTCCAATTTTTACTGGGATAACCCCATTGTATTTTCCGACAGCTACGAACCTTTTCTTCCATTTTTTCTTTTTTACAAACCCCACGAGCTTGACTCAACATCTCTCACTACAAATTTGGTAGAAATTAACAACCCCTCTTTTTCCGGTCAAAGCTTGGACAATACATATTATTTTGGGCATATAAATTGGTCAAATTTATCACAATTCCCAAGTAATTCAGTTTTTGTTGTACCAAAATCAGAATATGATGGACAAAATATTCAGAACACCGTTATTAAACAAGTTATAAATAAGCGATATCTAAACCAGGAAGAATTCTATTTAATCACCTTTAACCAATGA
- a CDS encoding 6-pyruvoyl-tetrahydropterin synthase-related protein — MKNPLPFFKNYFWIILVISISFFSFNSLLKSGYIPMYDDMQPIRLQQLDKCIKDGQIPCRWTPDLGYGYGYPLFIFYSPFVYYVMEIFHLVGFSILTSIKIGFLLSFVFSALTMFLLGKILWGNLGGLVSSAFYIYAPFRATDVYSRGAVSEFWALGFFPLILWSILNFIQNPTKKRNSLYLSLSLAGLLLTHNLSSIAFAPVAITWTLVLLSYYKKWQIVPRLFLSVFIGALLSAFYIVPLIVEKSLVHLDSMTSGYFNYLAHFTSIRQLFFRGHWGFGSSELGPYDDASFGIGIIHYLSLIVTIVLSLKNQIFSKNNLVKITLLFFTFIFASSIFLTHSKSSFVWQTFTFLKYFQFPWRFLTLSILSGSILAGFPIFLLRKNSKSAVFYTIFFIFVVIYFNVGFFRPSEYIKIDDQQKLSGKSLERQVTASIYDYLPIFAQAPPSTPAPNLPQIISGSAQIISYTKGTDWQKGSIISNEKSTIQLPVFYYPGFKLWLNGQQTDISYGNNLGLITFNVPAGESQFYLKLTRTPDRIIGDILTIIGILILIFYV; from the coding sequence ATGAAAAACCCGCTACCTTTCTTTAAAAATTATTTTTGGATTATCCTGGTAATTTCCATTAGTTTTTTTTCTTTTAATTCATTGCTAAAAAGTGGCTATATTCCCATGTATGACGACATGCAACCAATCAGACTTCAGCAACTTGATAAATGTATAAAGGATGGGCAAATACCTTGTCGCTGGACACCAGATCTGGGTTATGGCTACGGTTATCCGCTCTTTATTTTCTATTCTCCCTTTGTGTATTATGTCATGGAGATTTTCCACCTTGTTGGGTTTTCAATCCTTACTTCAATCAAAATTGGCTTTTTGCTTAGTTTTGTTTTTTCTGCTCTCACCATGTTTCTTTTGGGAAAAATACTTTGGGGAAACCTGGGCGGTCTTGTCTCTTCCGCTTTTTACATATACGCCCCTTTTCGGGCAACCGATGTTTATAGTCGTGGCGCGGTCAGTGAATTTTGGGCACTTGGATTTTTCCCTTTAATTCTTTGGTCAATTTTGAACTTTATTCAAAATCCCACCAAAAAAAGAAATAGCCTTTATCTTTCACTTTCGCTTGCCGGTCTTTTACTTACTCATAATTTATCCTCAATTGCTTTTGCCCCGGTAGCGATAACCTGGACCCTTGTCCTTCTTTCCTATTACAAAAAATGGCAAATTGTCCCTCGGTTGTTTTTAAGTGTTTTTATTGGCGCTTTATTGTCGGCGTTCTACATCGTCCCTCTGATAGTGGAAAAATCCCTTGTTCACCTTGACAGTATGACGTCGGGATACTTTAATTATCTAGCCCATTTTACTTCGATAAGACAACTATTTTTCCGGGGCCACTGGGGTTTTGGCAGCAGCGAACTTGGTCCGTACGACGATGCCTCTTTTGGCATCGGAATTATCCACTATCTTTCCCTAATCGTCACTATCGTGTTGTCTCTTAAAAATCAAATTTTTTCTAAAAACAATTTAGTTAAAATTACCCTTCTTTTTTTTACTTTTATTTTCGCGTCTTCAATTTTTCTTACTCATTCAAAATCTTCTTTTGTCTGGCAAACATTCACTTTCTTAAAATATTTTCAATTCCCTTGGCGCTTTCTGACCCTCTCGATCCTCTCGGGTTCAATTCTCGCCGGTTTCCCTATTTTTCTACTAAGAAAAAACAGTAAATCTGCCGTTTTCTACACAATATTTTTTATTTTTGTTGTAATCTATTTCAATGTTGGTTTTTTCAGACCATCAGAATATATCAAAATTGACGATCAACAAAAATTGTCGGGAAAAAGTTTAGAACGACAAGTTACCGCCAGTATCTACGATTACCTTCCGATTTTTGCCCAAGCGCCTCCCTCAACCCCAGCTCCAAACCTACCCCAGATCATAAGTGGCAGTGCCCAAATAATTAGTTACACCAAAGGCACTGATTGGCAAAAGGGAAGTATCATTTCCAATGAAAAAAGTACCATTCAACTTCCGGTATTTTACTATCCTGGCTTTAAATTATGGCTCAATGGTCAACAAACAGACATTTCTTATGGTAATAATCTTGGGCTAATTACTTTTAATGTTCCGGCAGGGGAGAGCCAATTTTATCTCAAACTAACTCGAACTCCGGATAGAATAATTGGCGATATTTTAACCATTATTGGTATACTAATCCTAATCTTTTATGTCTAA
- a CDS encoding glycosyltransferase family 39 protein, translated as MKNIHKIIFSLIILFSIFFRLWHLDSLPSSLNWDEISHGYNAYSLLNTGKDQWGTSWPIFNFRAYGDYPTTLNMYLTIPFVALLDPNEWSVRLPCAIAGIIFVILSYYLGLLIFKDKNKALLLMFLVAISPWTLFPSRAVFQSTIASTIMLAGIVLIMSKFSIWGFALLILSMFAYHNTRIIALPLGLSAIYLYGFKNKNKKSILYLAIFIAAAIPSLVNLLSPGSRARSQWVGILSPAAINQINENRRLFTGHPPLNRIINNKITYFVPRFFQNYLNLFNPVPLFFTGSNQFQFNVANHGLLFTVSLPFFYLGLIKFSKKIKANRHFQFMAIWYLLALLPAALTTGDFPTIRAVTVLPLPFILIILGLEYLPNIIPVFTIIIIIQFALYWQKYQQYNVNYSSSWQYGYKQVVEFIKDKYPEYQQIILTKKYGEPHEFILFYWPWDPANFQDRNPVWNYHSSWYWVDAFDKFVFINDWEIKEKTSKLTQKTLLITSPGNYYPENSQKLSTINFLNGQPAFDIITYESEN; from the coding sequence ATGAAAAACATTCATAAGATAATATTCAGTCTAATAATTCTATTCTCCATATTTTTTCGCCTTTGGCATTTAGACTCTCTACCTTCCAGTCTAAACTGGGACGAAATATCCCATGGATATAATGCCTACTCACTTTTAAATACCGGAAAAGACCAGTGGGGGACTTCCTGGCCGATTTTTAATTTTCGTGCTTACGGTGATTACCCCACCACCCTAAACATGTACTTAACCATACCGTTTGTCGCCCTACTTGACCCAAACGAATGGAGCGTCCGACTTCCCTGTGCTATCGCCGGAATAATTTTCGTAATTCTTTCCTATTATCTCGGGTTGCTAATTTTCAAAGACAAAAACAAAGCTCTTTTACTAATGTTTTTGGTCGCCATCAGCCCTTGGACATTATTTCCCTCAAGAGCGGTTTTTCAATCCACTATCGCTTCAACTATAATGCTTGCCGGAATTGTTTTAATCATGTCCAAGTTCTCGATATGGGGTTTTGCTTTATTAATCCTCTCGATGTTTGCCTATCACAACACCAGAATTATAGCCCTACCACTGGGGTTGTCGGCCATATATCTCTACGGCTTTAAAAATAAAAACAAGAAAAGCATCCTTTATCTAGCCATTTTTATCGCCGCGGCTATACCCTCCCTTGTTAATTTACTATCGCCGGGTTCCCGCGCCCGCAGTCAATGGGTGGGGATTCTTTCTCCGGCCGCGATCAATCAAATCAACGAAAATCGCCGGCTCTTCACCGGTCATCCGCCGCTAAACAGAATTATCAACAATAAAATTACCTATTTTGTTCCCCGGTTTTTTCAAAATTACCTCAATCTCTTTAACCCCGTCCCTTTATTTTTCACCGGGTCAAATCAATTTCAATTTAATGTAGCCAACCACGGTTTACTCTTCACTGTTAGTCTGCCTTTTTTCTATCTTGGGTTAATAAAATTTTCAAAAAAAATAAAAGCCAATCGGCATTTTCAATTTATGGCTATTTGGTACCTTTTGGCCCTTCTCCCGGCTGCTTTAACTACCGGAGATTTTCCCACCATCCGAGCCGTCACCGTTTTACCCCTGCCCTTCATTTTAATAATCCTCGGGCTTGAATACCTTCCGAATATTATCCCGGTATTTACGATAATTATTATCATTCAATTTGCTCTCTATTGGCAAAAATATCAACAATATAATGTAAATTATTCGTCCTCTTGGCAATACGGTTATAAACAAGTCGTCGAATTTATCAAAGACAAATATCCTGAATATCAACAAATTATTTTAACCAAAAAATATGGCGAACCACACGAATTTATCCTTTTTTACTGGCCATGGGATCCCGCGAATTTTCAAGATAGAAACCCGGTATGGAACTACCATTCCTCGTGGTACTGGGTCGATGCTTTTGACAAATTTGTATTCATAAACGACTGGGAAATCAAAGAAAAAACCTCGAAATTAACCCAAAAAACTTTACTTATCACCTCACCCGGAAACTACTATCCCGAAAACAGCCAAAAACTATCCACCATTAATTTTCTCAATGGTCAACCGGCGTTTGACATCATCACCTATGAATCTGAAAACTAA
- a CDS encoding phospholipid carrier-dependent glycosyltransferase: protein MNLKTKIILSIITVIAFVLRFYQSGNYPPLLWDEAAIGYNAYSLTETGKDEYGVTLPLIFKSFGDFKPGLYIYLAAPFIKLFGLNEIAVRLPSIIIGSLLPLLLFFTIKTIYPKSNNRALIATTILALNPFNIHYSRMAWETNVLTFELLLAALFFIKNRHLLSAFIFGLTLYTYQAGKMTSILVIIALFFTHLSLIKQQINKLTLKFILPLGLMAIPILFGLIFNQNSNRLEVISLTSYPRSDEETAQIINESGLIDYTIFHSQPSFFIRSFLGRYFNHFSPRFLLFEGDWQNPRHSAPYVGVILYPSIIFLLIGLFSKPNKFFLLWLLLAPIPAALTRDQLTATRSMSMSIPLVFFVASGIIITVQKYNSKLINLAILSAYLLSFIYYSDLYLNHMVKKSPNDFLYGYKQAAQYISKNQSKFDQIYFTDFYGQPYIYYLFYSHYSPVSYQSKANLTQTGPDIGKVEKIDNILFKGPDYNGVKSIPHTLSIFSHDEILRQGIDLKPDFNNFFKLSPINNISTFYAYETP, encoded by the coding sequence ATGAATCTGAAAACTAAAATAATTCTAAGCATAATCACTGTCATCGCCTTTGTTCTCCGTTTTTATCAAAGCGGCAACTACCCACCCCTACTTTGGGACGAAGCTGCCATTGGCTACAACGCCTATTCCCTTACCGAAACGGGAAAAGATGAATATGGAGTTACTCTACCACTCATCTTTAAATCTTTCGGAGATTTTAAACCGGGTTTATATATTTATTTAGCCGCCCCTTTCATCAAACTTTTTGGGTTAAACGAAATCGCGGTCAGACTACCATCAATAATCATCGGCTCATTGTTACCACTTCTTCTTTTTTTTACCATTAAAACAATCTATCCGAAATCAAATAATCGTGCTTTAATTGCTACCACTATTCTTGCACTCAATCCGTTCAACATTCATTATTCCCGTATGGCCTGGGAAACGAATGTCCTAACCTTTGAGCTTCTGCTTGCCGCTCTATTTTTCATAAAAAATCGACATCTTCTCTCTGCCTTCATTTTTGGGCTTACCCTCTACACCTACCAAGCCGGAAAAATGACGAGCATTTTAGTAATCATCGCCTTATTCTTTACTCATCTCAGTTTAATAAAACAGCAAATAAACAAATTGACACTAAAATTTATCCTGCCTCTGGGATTAATGGCCATTCCAATTTTATTTGGCCTAATATTTAACCAAAACAGTAACCGGTTGGAAGTAATCAGCCTAACCTCGTACCCCAGATCAGATGAAGAAACGGCTCAAATTATCAACGAGTCCGGTTTAATCGATTACACAATTTTTCATAGCCAACCGTCTTTTTTTATCCGAAGTTTTTTGGGGCGTTACTTTAACCATTTTTCCCCCCGCTTTCTTTTGTTCGAAGGGGATTGGCAAAACCCCCGCCACTCAGCTCCCTATGTCGGCGTAATTCTCTATCCCTCAATCATTTTCCTGCTAATCGGCCTGTTTTCAAAACCAAATAAATTCTTTCTCCTCTGGCTTCTTCTGGCCCCAATTCCTGCCGCCCTCACCAGAGACCAGCTTACTGCCACCCGATCCATGTCCATGTCAATTCCTTTGGTCTTCTTTGTCGCCAGCGGAATTATAATTACAGTTCAAAAATATAATTCCAAACTGATTAATCTCGCCATATTATCTGCTTATTTACTCTCCTTTATTTACTACTCTGATCTGTATTTAAACCACATGGTCAAAAAATCACCCAATGATTTTCTCTACGGATACAAACAAGCCGCTCAATACATTTCGAAAAACCAATCAAAGTTCGACCAAATTTATTTTACAGACTTTTACGGTCAACCATATATCTACTATCTTTTTTACTCACATTATTCCCCAGTTTCATACCAATCAAAAGCAAACTTAACCCAAACCGGGCCTGATATCGGAAAAGTAGAAAAAATAGATAACATATTATTCAAAGGCCCCGACTACAACGGCGTTAAAAGCATTCCGCACACCCTCAGTATCTTCTCCCACGATGAAATTTTAAGGCAGGGGATAGATCTGAAACCCGACTTTAATAATTTTTTCAAACTTAGCCCTATCAATAATATTTCCACCTTTTATGCCTACGAAACACCATAA